A genomic segment from Conger conger chromosome 2, fConCon1.1, whole genome shotgun sequence encodes:
- the LOC133122055 gene encoding carbohydrate sulfotransferase 12-like has protein sequence MGKSRLFRIFLILGSLFMILLIIIYWDDVGATHFYLHTTVSGPHLSHLPPQSHSSSKHKAYDDKGNSFLSDIDAFINQFLEGTVEPSQQAKEDGAPETSHNQSGDAGKPEEKYVPRREWKIHLTPISVEMRQRQEDRKQLIHDLCTNGSLDFLGKNRTFDDIPNKDLDHLIVDDRHGIIYCYVPKVACTNWKRIMIMLSESLLVDGAPYQDPLDIPQEHIHNSSLHFTFNKFWKRYGKFSRHLMKIKLKKYTKFLFVRDPFVRLISAYRNKFEQVNEDFYKRFAVVMLKRYGNYSDPPASVVDAFAAGIRPSFSHFLQYLLDSQTEKEMPFNEHWRQVYRLCHPCQINYDFVGKLETLDEDAEHLLRILRVDNIVQFPASNRNRTVSSWEQDWFAKIPFELRRKLYKLYEADFKLFGYSKPEKLLHE, from the coding sequence ATGGGAAAGTCACGACTTTTTCGCATTTTCCTAATCCTAGGGTCCCTGTTTATGATTCTGTTAATTATAATATATTGGGATGATGTTGGAGCCACGCATTTCTACCTGCACACCACTGTGTCTGGACCTCATCTCTCCCACCTTCCTCCTCAAAGTCACTCCTCCTCCAAGCATAAGGCCTATGACGACAAGGGTAACTCCTTCCTGTCTGATATTGACGCCTTTATCAACCAATTCCTGGAGGGCACCGTCGAGCCCAGTCAGCAAGCCAAGGAGGACGGTGCCCCGGAAACGTCGCACAACCAGTCCGGGGACGCGGGGAAGCCGGAGGAGAAGTACGTTCCCAGGCGGGAGTGGAAGATCCACCTGACGCCCATCTCTGTGGAGATGAGGCAGAGGCAGGAAGACAGGAAGCAGTTGATCCACGACCTCTGCACAAACGGCAGCCTAGACTTTCTGGGGAAGAACAGGACCTTCGATGACATCCCCAACAAGGACCTGGACCACCTCATCGTAGATGACCGGCACGGAATCATCTACTGCTACGTGCCGAAGGTGGCATGCACAAACTGGAAGCGCATCATGATCATGCTGAGCGAGAGCCTTCTGGTCGACGGCGCTCCCTACCAGGACCCTCTGGACATTCCCCAAGAGCACATCCACAACAGCAGCCTCCATTTTACCTTCAACAAGTTCTGGAAGCGATACGGGAAGTTCTCCCGACACCTCATGAAGATCAAGCTGAAAAAATACACCAAGTTCCTGTTCGTCAGGGACCCCTTTGTCAGGCTGATTTCTGCATATAGGAACAAGTTTGAGCAGGTGAATGAAGACTTCTACAAAAGATTTGCCGTCGTCATGCTGAAGAGGTATGGAAATTACTCCGACCCCCCGGCCTCGGTTGTCGATGCCTTTGCGGCTGGGATTCGCCCTTCCTTCTCACACTTTCTCCAGTATTTATTAGATTCCCAGACTGAAAAAGAGATGCCCTTCAATGAACACTGGCGCCAGGTGTATCGCCTATGTCATCCCTGCCAAATCAATTATGACTTTGTTGGAAAGTTGGAGACCTTAGACGAGGATGCAGAACACTTGCTCCGTATTCTTCGGGTGGATAATATCGTCCAGTTCCCTGCCAGCAACCGCAATAGAACAGTTAGCAGCTGGGAGCAGGATTGGTTTGCCAAAATCCCCTTTGAATTGAGAAGAAAGCTGTATAAGCTTTATGAGGCTGACTTCAAACTTTTTGGATATTCCAAGCCTGAAAAATTGTTACATGAGTGA
- the si:dkey-26i13.8 gene encoding kinesin-like protein KIF19 isoform X2: protein MKDLPRESKDHQLTVALRIRPLNEAEIEEGATIVAHKVDDQMVVLLDPCEDPDDILRANRSRGKTYMFDVAFDFTSTQEDVYVATTKNLIEGVISGYNATVFAYGPTGAGKTYTMLGLDSEPGIYIRTLNDLFKAIEANNEDMNCSVYMSYLEIYNEMIRDLLNPASGYLDLREDAKGEIRIAGITEFSTNNAKEIMQLLTKGNKQRTQEPTAANKTSSRSHAILQVTVKQKNRVKDINEEVRVGKLFMVDLAGTERASQTQNRGKRMKEGAHINRSLLALANCINALSEKGGKGGQFVNYRDSKLTRLLKDALGGNSRTVMITHISPASTNFEESRNTLIYADKAKNIKTKVKRNLLNVSYHIAQYTSIIADLRNEIERLRAKIDEQGQEHKKGERADIRDVQAEVQQHSAQYSRRELGRLREQLLSAFREQMEIRRSLVELENCNMELHIDTSRHLVTISDWERERARCAKKWRDERYGEKADRDKEPDRAQDSGGEDMDSTEPQDVTAAREEISTLLAEQRKTAALKSDLEEKLASMKLKSSKMEELLPKSISSEEQREILTLLCRVHVLEVENTEIQSTALRQENLMRTKDLLIQRYEHHRTLCDEIIQQQRAIIQDHQIPVPHELDELYALYYSELNDRTIDQVFSLHTITSSTIRDGSILKVARQLNLEDLIPDSDKEELSPRVTVQESRTARNQFPPTSVGDHERSPFSEGSKVFKASSKSRLMKHGHILSSLPPLTQLPIGKDSNRQFEKVSPETMKEIVLDTKSISVIAARRRSRMQVQEPASRLSMAKERSLVSVQSLEEESQGITTSVKPAVSIDNLALSTPDELEARKVPPRAPGSSQSTSKNLPKASRRNDSIERRVRKKRSKSFEVNSKRTFKISASRNPGLVSISDNRLQHSQNGNQLLQKNVGNPSTPPGTKIKYPISHHTGESQIQKLEMRGTPPSTIHQKNAEGRGQTIYKRVRGPSDIFSKNQLLLQAGNFKRTVNVNARHKGTESNIKSEPRHSKGAE, encoded by the exons ATGAAAGACCTGCCAAGAGAGTCAAAGGACCATCAACTAACG GTGGCACTTCGTATTCGTCCACTCAATGAGGCTGAAATAGAGGAAGGGGCTACCATCGTAGCTCACAAAGTGGATGATCAG atgGTTGTCCTTTTGGATCCCTGTGAGGACCCGGATGACATTCTGCGTGCAAATCGGTCGAGGGGGAAAACATACATGTTTGATGTGGCATTTGATTTCACATCTACACAG GAGGATGTTTATGTAGCAACCACAAAGAATTTAATTGAAGGTGTTATTTCAGGTTACAATGCCACTGTCTTTGCATATGGACCAACAG GTGCAGGAAAAACCTACACAATGCTGGGGCTTGATTCTGAGCCAGGGATCTATATTCGTACTTTGAATGACCTTTTCAAAGCCATTGAAGCGAACAACGAAGATATGAACTGCAGCGTCTATATGTCATATCTGGAG ataTACAATGAGATGATCCGTGACCTACTGAACCCTGCATCTGGGTATCTGGATCTGCGAGAGGATGCCAAGGGAGAAATTCGAATTGCAGGCATCACTGAATTCTCCACCAACAATGCAAAAGAG ATAATGCAGCTGCTTACAAAAGGGAACAAACAGCGGACCCAGGAGCCCACTGCTGCCAACAAAACGTCCTCGCGCTCTCACGCCATCCTGCAAGTCACGGtcaagcagaagaacagagtGAAGGACATCAACGAGGAGGTGCGAGTGGGGAAGCTCTTCATGGTCGACCTGGCCGGCACAGAGAGGGCCTCGCAG ACACAGAATCGTGGGAAGAGGATGAAGGAAGGAGCACACATTAATCGCTCCCTGCTTGCCTTGGCCAACTGTATCAATGCCCTGAGTGAGAAAGGAGGCAAAGGTGGCCAATTTGTCAATTACCGAGATAGCAAACTGACTCGACTGCTTAAG GATGCCCTTGGTGGAAACAGTAGGACAGTGATGATCACTCACATTAGTCCAGCGAGCACTAACTTTGAGGAGTCCAGAAACACACTGATCTATGCAGACAAggccaaaaacataaaaaccaaG GTAAAGCGCAACCTGCTGAATGTCTCTTACCACATAGCCCAGTACACCAGCATCATTGCAGACCTGCGCAATGAGATTGAGAGATTAAGAGCCAAGATAGACGAACAGGGTCAAGAGCacaagaaaggagagagggctGACATACGCGATGTCCAAG CGGAGGTCCAGCAGCACTCTGCCCAGTACAGCCGCAGGGAGCTGGGCCGGCTGAGAGAGCAGCTGCTCTCGGCCTTCCGGGAGCAGATGGAGATCCGTCGCAGCCTGGTGGAGCTGGAGAACTGCAACATGGAGCTGCATATCGACACCTCCAGACACCTGGTCACCATCTCAGA ctgggaaagggagagggcCCGGTGTGCTAAGAAATGGAGGGATGAGAGGTACGGCGAGAAGGCGGATAGAGACAAAGAGCCGGATCGGGCGCAGGACAGCGGGGGTGAGGACATGGACTCCACCGAGCCCCAGGACGTCACCGCGGCTCGAGAGGAGATCAGCACCCTGCTGGCTGAGCAGCGGAAAACCGCGGCGCTAAAG TCGGACTTGGAGGAGAAGCTGGCGAGCATGAAGCTGAAGTCCTCCAAGATGGAGGAGCTGCTGCCGAAGAGCATCAGCAGCGAGGAGCAGCGGGAGATCCTCACGCTGCTCTGCAGGGTGCACGTGCTGGAGGTGGAGAACACGGAGATCCAGTCCACCGCACTGCGCCAGGAGAACCTGATGCGCACCAAGGACTTGCTCATCCAGCGCTACGAGCACCACAGGACGCTGTGCGACGAGATCATTCAGCAGCAGAGAGCCATCATCCAAG ACCATCAGATCCCGGTGCCCCATGAGCTGGATGAACTCTATGCGTTGTATTACAGTGAGCTGAACGATCGGACCATTGACCAGGTTTTCAGCCTCCATACAATTACATCCAGCACAATAAGG GATGGATCAATATTAAAAGTAGCGAGGCAGCTGAACCTTGAGGATTTGATTCCTGACTCGGATAAAGAAGAGCTCAGCCCAAGGGTGACTGTGCAAGAGAGCAGGACTGCTCGAAATCAGTTTCCACCTACTTCAGTAGGTGACCATGAAAGGTCACcattcag TGAAGGGAGTAAGGTTTTCAAAGCTTCTTCAAAGTCCCGTCTGATGAAACACGGCCATATTTTATCCAGCCTGCCTCCATTAACTCAG CTCCCCATTGGCAAGGACAGCAATCGGCAGTTTGAGAAGGTCAGCCCAGAGACTATGAAGGAGATCGTGTTGGACACAAAGAGCATCTCCGTGATCGCAGCCAGGCGGAGATCACGCATGCAGGTCCAGGAGCCAGCCAGCAGGCTGTCCATGGCCAAGGAGAGGAGCCTGGTGTCAGTGCAGTCTCTGGAAGAAGAGTCCCAGGGAATCACCACCTCCGTCAAGCCAGCGGTCAGCATCGACAACCTGGCCCTCTCCACCCCCGATGAGCTAGAGGCCCGGAAAGTTCCACCCAGGGCTCCAGGGAGCTCACAGTCCACCTCCAAAAACCTGCCGAAAGCCAGCAGGAGGAACGACTCCATCGAGAGGCGTGTGCGGAAGAAGCGCTCCAAGTCTTTTGAGGTCAACTCAAAGAGG ACATTTAAGATCAGTGCCTCCAGGAATCCAGGTCTTGTAAGCATATCAGACAACAGACTGCAGCATTCACAAAATGGAAACCAGTTATTGCAAAAGAATGTGGGAAATCCTTCAACACCACCAGGAACCAAGATTAAATATCCCATCTCTcatcacacag GTGAAAGCCAAATCCAGAAGCTGGAGATGCGTGGTACTCCACCAAGCACAATTCACCAGAAGAATGCAGAGGGAAGAGGTCAGACCATCTACAAACGAGTCAGAG gCCCTTCAGACATCTTCAGCAAAAATCAGCTGCTTCTGCAGGCTGGGAATTTTAAACGAACAGTCAATGTTAATGCGAGACACAAGGGAACTGAAAGCAACATCAAAAGTGAACCTCGCCACAGCAAAGGAGCAGAATAA
- the si:dkey-26i13.8 gene encoding kinesin-like protein KIF19 isoform X1, which produces MKDLPRESKDHQLTVALRIRPLNEAEIEEGATIVAHKVDDQMVVLLDPCEDPDDILRANRSRGKTYMFDVAFDFTSTQEDVYVATTKNLIEGVISGYNATVFAYGPTGAGKTYTMLGLDSEPGIYIRTLNDLFKAIEANNEDMNCSVYMSYLEIYNEMIRDLLNPASGYLDLREDAKGEIRIAGITEFSTNNAKEIMQLLTKGNKQRTQEPTAANKTSSRSHAILQVTVKQKNRVKDINEEVRVGKLFMVDLAGTERASQVRAKTETQNRGKRMKEGAHINRSLLALANCINALSEKGGKGGQFVNYRDSKLTRLLKDALGGNSRTVMITHISPASTNFEESRNTLIYADKAKNIKTKVKRNLLNVSYHIAQYTSIIADLRNEIERLRAKIDEQGQEHKKGERADIRDVQAEVQQHSAQYSRRELGRLREQLLSAFREQMEIRRSLVELENCNMELHIDTSRHLVTISDWERERARCAKKWRDERYGEKADRDKEPDRAQDSGGEDMDSTEPQDVTAAREEISTLLAEQRKTAALKSDLEEKLASMKLKSSKMEELLPKSISSEEQREILTLLCRVHVLEVENTEIQSTALRQENLMRTKDLLIQRYEHHRTLCDEIIQQQRAIIQDHQIPVPHELDELYALYYSELNDRTIDQVFSLHTITSSTIRDGSILKVARQLNLEDLIPDSDKEELSPRVTVQESRTARNQFPPTSVGDHERSPFSEGSKVFKASSKSRLMKHGHILSSLPPLTQLPIGKDSNRQFEKVSPETMKEIVLDTKSISVIAARRRSRMQVQEPASRLSMAKERSLVSVQSLEEESQGITTSVKPAVSIDNLALSTPDELEARKVPPRAPGSSQSTSKNLPKASRRNDSIERRVRKKRSKSFEVNSKRTFKISASRNPGLVSISDNRLQHSQNGNQLLQKNVGNPSTPPGTKIKYPISHHTGESQIQKLEMRGTPPSTIHQKNAEGRGQTIYKRVRGPSDIFSKNQLLLQAGNFKRTVNVNARHKGTESNIKSEPRHSKGAE; this is translated from the exons ATGAAAGACCTGCCAAGAGAGTCAAAGGACCATCAACTAACG GTGGCACTTCGTATTCGTCCACTCAATGAGGCTGAAATAGAGGAAGGGGCTACCATCGTAGCTCACAAAGTGGATGATCAG atgGTTGTCCTTTTGGATCCCTGTGAGGACCCGGATGACATTCTGCGTGCAAATCGGTCGAGGGGGAAAACATACATGTTTGATGTGGCATTTGATTTCACATCTACACAG GAGGATGTTTATGTAGCAACCACAAAGAATTTAATTGAAGGTGTTATTTCAGGTTACAATGCCACTGTCTTTGCATATGGACCAACAG GTGCAGGAAAAACCTACACAATGCTGGGGCTTGATTCTGAGCCAGGGATCTATATTCGTACTTTGAATGACCTTTTCAAAGCCATTGAAGCGAACAACGAAGATATGAACTGCAGCGTCTATATGTCATATCTGGAG ataTACAATGAGATGATCCGTGACCTACTGAACCCTGCATCTGGGTATCTGGATCTGCGAGAGGATGCCAAGGGAGAAATTCGAATTGCAGGCATCACTGAATTCTCCACCAACAATGCAAAAGAG ATAATGCAGCTGCTTACAAAAGGGAACAAACAGCGGACCCAGGAGCCCACTGCTGCCAACAAAACGTCCTCGCGCTCTCACGCCATCCTGCAAGTCACGGtcaagcagaagaacagagtGAAGGACATCAACGAGGAGGTGCGAGTGGGGAAGCTCTTCATGGTCGACCTGGCCGGCACAGAGAGGGCCTCGCAGGTGAGGGCAAAGACAGAG ACACAGAATCGTGGGAAGAGGATGAAGGAAGGAGCACACATTAATCGCTCCCTGCTTGCCTTGGCCAACTGTATCAATGCCCTGAGTGAGAAAGGAGGCAAAGGTGGCCAATTTGTCAATTACCGAGATAGCAAACTGACTCGACTGCTTAAG GATGCCCTTGGTGGAAACAGTAGGACAGTGATGATCACTCACATTAGTCCAGCGAGCACTAACTTTGAGGAGTCCAGAAACACACTGATCTATGCAGACAAggccaaaaacataaaaaccaaG GTAAAGCGCAACCTGCTGAATGTCTCTTACCACATAGCCCAGTACACCAGCATCATTGCAGACCTGCGCAATGAGATTGAGAGATTAAGAGCCAAGATAGACGAACAGGGTCAAGAGCacaagaaaggagagagggctGACATACGCGATGTCCAAG CGGAGGTCCAGCAGCACTCTGCCCAGTACAGCCGCAGGGAGCTGGGCCGGCTGAGAGAGCAGCTGCTCTCGGCCTTCCGGGAGCAGATGGAGATCCGTCGCAGCCTGGTGGAGCTGGAGAACTGCAACATGGAGCTGCATATCGACACCTCCAGACACCTGGTCACCATCTCAGA ctgggaaagggagagggcCCGGTGTGCTAAGAAATGGAGGGATGAGAGGTACGGCGAGAAGGCGGATAGAGACAAAGAGCCGGATCGGGCGCAGGACAGCGGGGGTGAGGACATGGACTCCACCGAGCCCCAGGACGTCACCGCGGCTCGAGAGGAGATCAGCACCCTGCTGGCTGAGCAGCGGAAAACCGCGGCGCTAAAG TCGGACTTGGAGGAGAAGCTGGCGAGCATGAAGCTGAAGTCCTCCAAGATGGAGGAGCTGCTGCCGAAGAGCATCAGCAGCGAGGAGCAGCGGGAGATCCTCACGCTGCTCTGCAGGGTGCACGTGCTGGAGGTGGAGAACACGGAGATCCAGTCCACCGCACTGCGCCAGGAGAACCTGATGCGCACCAAGGACTTGCTCATCCAGCGCTACGAGCACCACAGGACGCTGTGCGACGAGATCATTCAGCAGCAGAGAGCCATCATCCAAG ACCATCAGATCCCGGTGCCCCATGAGCTGGATGAACTCTATGCGTTGTATTACAGTGAGCTGAACGATCGGACCATTGACCAGGTTTTCAGCCTCCATACAATTACATCCAGCACAATAAGG GATGGATCAATATTAAAAGTAGCGAGGCAGCTGAACCTTGAGGATTTGATTCCTGACTCGGATAAAGAAGAGCTCAGCCCAAGGGTGACTGTGCAAGAGAGCAGGACTGCTCGAAATCAGTTTCCACCTACTTCAGTAGGTGACCATGAAAGGTCACcattcag TGAAGGGAGTAAGGTTTTCAAAGCTTCTTCAAAGTCCCGTCTGATGAAACACGGCCATATTTTATCCAGCCTGCCTCCATTAACTCAG CTCCCCATTGGCAAGGACAGCAATCGGCAGTTTGAGAAGGTCAGCCCAGAGACTATGAAGGAGATCGTGTTGGACACAAAGAGCATCTCCGTGATCGCAGCCAGGCGGAGATCACGCATGCAGGTCCAGGAGCCAGCCAGCAGGCTGTCCATGGCCAAGGAGAGGAGCCTGGTGTCAGTGCAGTCTCTGGAAGAAGAGTCCCAGGGAATCACCACCTCCGTCAAGCCAGCGGTCAGCATCGACAACCTGGCCCTCTCCACCCCCGATGAGCTAGAGGCCCGGAAAGTTCCACCCAGGGCTCCAGGGAGCTCACAGTCCACCTCCAAAAACCTGCCGAAAGCCAGCAGGAGGAACGACTCCATCGAGAGGCGTGTGCGGAAGAAGCGCTCCAAGTCTTTTGAGGTCAACTCAAAGAGG ACATTTAAGATCAGTGCCTCCAGGAATCCAGGTCTTGTAAGCATATCAGACAACAGACTGCAGCATTCACAAAATGGAAACCAGTTATTGCAAAAGAATGTGGGAAATCCTTCAACACCACCAGGAACCAAGATTAAATATCCCATCTCTcatcacacag GTGAAAGCCAAATCCAGAAGCTGGAGATGCGTGGTACTCCACCAAGCACAATTCACCAGAAGAATGCAGAGGGAAGAGGTCAGACCATCTACAAACGAGTCAGAG gCCCTTCAGACATCTTCAGCAAAAATCAGCTGCTTCTGCAGGCTGGGAATTTTAAACGAACAGTCAATGTTAATGCGAGACACAAGGGAACTGAAAGCAACATCAAAAGTGAACCTCGCCACAGCAAAGGAGCAGAATAA